The genomic window agatgtTGATGTAGatatcaatgtttttaaaaccggaccggataaCTGAACCGGGTCTCATATTTGGAAAAGTCACGGGTCGACTTGATTCGACTCGGATGACCCGCTTTTGGTCGGACCGATGACgctcataaataaataattatcttaaatattatatataatatatatatatatatatacatataataacaaactttattatatttttaatcataattatcttaaatatttatttttaatatcattatgatttttatcaaaatggttgaagattcaaataattaatctagataaagcaacaaatacaattccctaaacctttttatttcttaatctattaatcataaatggatgatgataactacataaattaaacaactaattaaattactaattatgtgaggatgagacaaggcatgaacattcaaaactaaactagaactaagtatgattaattttaattctcatatttgatcatcattaccattaaaaataaaagtataaaataaaataagtcccTAAAACgatctatacctcttaaacaatCTTACAAAGTTTCTATTTTCTCACACCTCTaaactccaaagttccaaaaatccaaataatattttttgacaAATCAAGACTCGTAGAGTATcgtgaaatcaagaaaaagagaGCAATTCATGCCCTAAGTCCCTtccttaaaacaaaaacaaaacaaaacaaaaacaaaaacaaaaacaaacaaaaataaaaattgaaaaaccgGGTTCCATCCGGTTTTGTCCAACCGGCCGTTCACCGGGTTTGGCGGGTTTGACCGGCTCAAGATTCGGtcaacattaattctaaaaccCGGATCGGGCTATGTTCTGCCTCGATTTCCGGTCCTGATCGGCCGGTCCTGGGTCCATCAAAAACATGGGTAGATATCAATTTGATATTCACATCATCCCCGAGAAAGTTATTTGGAaaacatattatataaatataaatatagcattatttatatataaatcctaGCTCTCTTGAAAAAGACAAACTCTTTCTCTTAGTCCAAAAATTCACAGTGGAATTTTATTGGGTTTATCTATATTGATGGAATATTATTTATACACACCAAATATCAACATTAAAACTTTTTTGTACACTTGGGTTGTAGCTTCAACAAATTAAATTGACTCTAAATCAAATTCCACTCCTATAAtgacataaataaaaatcatctattttttaattaatctaaaatttagACTAAAATAGACGGTGATATGACATGGCATAAACTGATAATATTTTCCTATAtcagtatttcatttttaaaataacttatgaaatattaatatgatgcaattaaattgtcaaataaaaataaaataaaaatattagaatgatAATTAGCATTTTAGAATATAAAGACTAAAATAAACAACGCAATATAAAGATTGGATCCAAAATACACTTAAATTTCACTTACCatatatagaagaaggaaaataattatttaaccatgATCCATCTCAAAACTAATCTAAATATATGCTTATGAAATTATACATGCATGTTCAAATTACATAGAAGCACACTACCACATTACCTCCTTAGAGAAACAACACTATTCCTCTTGATAtctctctccttctccttctccttctccttctcattGTTACTGATCTTCAAGCATGAAGACAAGGAACCCTTGATATTATCATCTTTAATCATCTTGGTATCATCTTTTTCATCATAATGCTTGTTTTGTTCTGGTCCAGTGGATGCATCAGAAGCCAtagaatcatcatcatcatcatcatcatcatcatccccaccaccaccactataACTACCATTTTTATCACCTTCATCTTCACTCTCATtggaatcatcttcatcatcatcactcaTATGGGGAAGAATGTATTTGGTCCAACCAGACTCACTACTGCTACATTCTTCACCATCTTCAATCACTTGTGAAAGATCCATATTTAAATATACATGGAACAAAAGGAAGGAAATAACTTCAGTTCAATGGCAAGACTTAAAAAGCTAGCAGCAGTGGAAAGGAATGTAAGGAACTCGTTTGGTGTAAAGGagcttttatattaattctatattgttatattatacTCATTTTTAGTACTTGTTGCATGTTGCAAAACACTAGGTTCATACAATAATTGAAGGCATGGAAtctatttatgttttcttagGTTTCACACATAAAGATGATAAGTTACACTGCAGCACATGGAAATTAGGGTTTGGGGGATGAGCCGCTTCCCACTACTAGTGGACTGAAGTGATTGCCTTAAATCTCGGTTATTCTGTCATTGAATtctcatattaaaattttttctcttttgagttttgattgatgGTTTTCATGCTGAATAGATTTTCTAGGTCATTTAATTATGAGGGTCTTTCCTGTCATgggttatataatttttatgattttaaacaaggcatttatgtttaaataaaacTAGGTATTATGAGTTTTATGGCAAAGAGTACAACACCACCTTCAAATAGAAGAGCtggtatttcattatttttctaattaaaaagtctagagtttaaatttaccacgcacatttaatttttttttttttatttatgcaaagTTTATGGTCACCAATAGTGCAATAGTTGGATTGGAGTGAGTTAATGTTTCATACCAAAggtcaaaattttgttttttctaaaaataaatggtGATACATTATCCATATTGTCAGAGTTTATGGCAGAGTTACAatacatgtttaaatatatatgtaaaaatcaaataaaaccaaattgcactatttttttaataaaagaaagacaCCTTttctcataataattttttataatagataCTCTTGCACTTTGGCATAAATCTATGGATGCCCCCTTTATTGAAGCACAAGGGAAACATAATCAATGAACCTAAGACCCATCCTCCAACTCTAGCATAATCATCCACCAAGTTTATCctagataaaaatatataacttgtTTCATATGATGCAAAAGTCAAGAATGGCAAATAAGTGGAGATTAAAGTGGCTCAATACTCACCAttcataatcatatttaaatgcgaaagtaaaaatatataaataaacatccCTAGAAAAGGAGGACAATATCTTAAAGGAAATCTACATTCTTTTTAGTTGGAAGGAAATCATAGGATATTTAGAAGAAATctacatctttttctttttgagtatTAATGATTGTCTATTAAAAGCCATTTTTTTGATGGATTATTAtctcaaaacatcaaaaaaacaaataaatttagttGATCTTTATAAGGAAAaacatatcattattatttagcATCATATTCATTTACACTAAGATAGGTCATTATTAAGCTTGTTTAGGAGAACTTAAACTTGAATTCGGAGCCCGTAATAAGTGgacaaataattaatagtatcaAAGCTAGCATTATTATGAAATGAGCCTTTTGTTACAATGATTCGCATCTTAAAAAGTTAGAAATTTTATCATGAATATTGTTCATGATGAAAAGAGTGCCTATTGGTGGCTATTGGCAATTCCATGTGGCCGGGaatttttttgtca from Dioscorea cayenensis subsp. rotundata cultivar TDr96_F1 chromosome 9, TDr96_F1_v2_PseudoChromosome.rev07_lg8_w22 25.fasta, whole genome shotgun sequence includes these protein-coding regions:
- the LOC120268261 gene encoding protein SOB FIVE-LIKE 3-like, translated to MDLSQVIEDGEECSSSESGWTKYILPHMSDDDEDDSNESEDEGDKNGSYSGGGGDDDDDDDDDDSMASDASTGPEQNKHYDEKDDTKMIKDDNIKGSLSSCLKISNNEKEKEKEKERDIKRNSVVSLRR